A section of the Papio anubis isolate 15944 chromosome 16, Panubis1.0, whole genome shotgun sequence genome encodes:
- the PMEPA1 gene encoding protein TMEPAI isoform X4, producing the protein MLGREEGCLWPSESTVSGNGIPEPQVYAPPRPTDRLAVPPFAQRDRFHRFQPTYPYLQHEIDLPPTISLSDGEEPPPYQGPCTLQLRDPEQQLELNRESVRAPPNRTIFDSDLMDSARLGGPCPPSSNSGISATCYGSGGRMEGPPPTYSEVIGHYPGSSFQHQQSSGPPSLLEGTRLHHTHIAPLESAAIWSKEKDKQKGHAL; encoded by the exons ATGCTGGGGAGAGAG GAAGGATGCCTGTGGCCCTCCGAGAGCACAGTGTCAGGCAACGGAATCCCAGAG CCGCAGGTCTACGCCCCGCCTCGGCCCACCGACCGCCTGGCCGTGCCGCCCTTCGCCCAGCGGGACCGCTTCCACCGCTTCCAGCCCACCTACCCGTACCTGCAGCACGAGATCGACCTGCCCCCCACCATCTCGCTGTCGGACGGGGAGGAGCCCCCACCCTACCAGGGCCCCTGCACCCTCCAGCTTCGGGACCCCGAGCAGCAGCTGGAACTGAACCGGGAGTCGGTGCGCGCACCCCCAAACAGAACCATCTTCGACAGTGACCTGATGGATAGTGCCAGGCTGGGCGGCCCGTGCCCCCCCAGCAGTAACTCGGGCATCAGCGCCACGTGCTACGGCAGTGGCGGGCGCATGGAGGGGCCGCCGCCCACCTACAGCGAGGTCATCGGCCACTACCCGGGGTCCTCCTTCCAGCACCAGCAGAGCAGTGGGCCGCCCTCCTTGCTGGAGGGGACCCggctccaccacacacacatcgcGCCCCTAGAGAGTGCAGCCATCTGGAGCAAAGAGAAGGATAAACAGAAAGGACACGCTCTCTAG
- the PMEPA1 gene encoding protein TMEPAI isoform X2: protein MAELEFVQIIIIVVVMMVMVVVITCLLSHYKLSARSFISRHSQGRRREDALSSEGCLWPSESTVSGNGIPEPQVYAPPRPTDRLAVPPFAQRDRFHRFQPTYPYLQHEIDLPPTISLSDGEEPPPYQGPCTLQLRDPEQQLELNRESVRAPPNRTIFDSDLMDSARLGGPCPPSSNSGISATCYGSGGRMEGPPPTYSEVIGHYPGSSFQHQQSSGPPSLLEGTRLHHTHIAPLESAAIWSKEKDKQKGHAL, encoded by the exons CGGAGCTGGAGTTTGTTCAGATCATCATCAtcgtggtggtgatgatggtgatggtggtggtgatcaCCTGCCTGCTGAGCCACTACAAGCTGTCTGCGCGGTCCTTCATCAGCCGGCACAGCCAGGGGCGGAGGAGAGAAGATGCCCTGTCCTCA GAAGGATGCCTGTGGCCCTCCGAGAGCACAGTGTCAGGCAACGGAATCCCAGAG CCGCAGGTCTACGCCCCGCCTCGGCCCACCGACCGCCTGGCCGTGCCGCCCTTCGCCCAGCGGGACCGCTTCCACCGCTTCCAGCCCACCTACCCGTACCTGCAGCACGAGATCGACCTGCCCCCCACCATCTCGCTGTCGGACGGGGAGGAGCCCCCACCCTACCAGGGCCCCTGCACCCTCCAGCTTCGGGACCCCGAGCAGCAGCTGGAACTGAACCGGGAGTCGGTGCGCGCACCCCCAAACAGAACCATCTTCGACAGTGACCTGATGGATAGTGCCAGGCTGGGCGGCCCGTGCCCCCCCAGCAGTAACTCGGGCATCAGCGCCACGTGCTACGGCAGTGGCGGGCGCATGGAGGGGCCGCCGCCCACCTACAGCGAGGTCATCGGCCACTACCCGGGGTCCTCCTTCCAGCACCAGCAGAGCAGTGGGCCGCCCTCCTTGCTGGAGGGGACCCggctccaccacacacacatcgcGCCCCTAGAGAGTGCAGCCATCTGGAGCAAAGAGAAGGATAAACAGAAAGGACACGCTCTCTAG
- the PMEPA1 gene encoding protein TMEPAI isoform X3 has translation MMVMVVVITCLLSHYKLSARSFISRHSQGRRREDALSSEGCLWPSESTVSGNGIPEPQVYAPPRPTDRLAVPPFAQRDRFHRFQPTYPYLQHEIDLPPTISLSDGEEPPPYQGPCTLQLRDPEQQLELNRESVRAPPNRTIFDSDLMDSARLGGPCPPSSNSGISATCYGSGGRMEGPPPTYSEVIGHYPGSSFQHQQSSGPPSLLEGTRLHHTHIAPLESAAIWSKEKDKQKGHAL, from the exons atgatggtgatggtggtggtgatcaCCTGCCTGCTGAGCCACTACAAGCTGTCTGCGCGGTCCTTCATCAGCCGGCACAGCCAGGGGCGGAGGAGAGAAGATGCCCTGTCCTCA GAAGGATGCCTGTGGCCCTCCGAGAGCACAGTGTCAGGCAACGGAATCCCAGAG CCGCAGGTCTACGCCCCGCCTCGGCCCACCGACCGCCTGGCCGTGCCGCCCTTCGCCCAGCGGGACCGCTTCCACCGCTTCCAGCCCACCTACCCGTACCTGCAGCACGAGATCGACCTGCCCCCCACCATCTCGCTGTCGGACGGGGAGGAGCCCCCACCCTACCAGGGCCCCTGCACCCTCCAGCTTCGGGACCCCGAGCAGCAGCTGGAACTGAACCGGGAGTCGGTGCGCGCACCCCCAAACAGAACCATCTTCGACAGTGACCTGATGGATAGTGCCAGGCTGGGCGGCCCGTGCCCCCCCAGCAGTAACTCGGGCATCAGCGCCACGTGCTACGGCAGTGGCGGGCGCATGGAGGGGCCGCCGCCCACCTACAGCGAGGTCATCGGCCACTACCCGGGGTCCTCCTTCCAGCACCAGCAGAGCAGTGGGCCGCCCTCCTTGCTGGAGGGGACCCggctccaccacacacacatcgcGCCCCTAGAGAGTGCAGCCATCTGGAGCAAAGAGAAGGATAAACAGAAAGGACACGCTCTCTAG